A window of the Polaribacter batillariae genome harbors these coding sequences:
- a CDS encoding IS1380 family transposase, which produces MVNLPIEYSSKKVTPFGGMSLMKRFIDQTEIREQLAQLDLPQPSSNAGYNPAHITEAFWLSIWTGASRYIHCDWLRYDSTLQDIFGWNRMPSQSTYSRFFGKFSQKRNTEVFPKLQHWFFKQLDVDNLTIDFDSTVITRYGEQQGSAKGYNPNKKGRNSHHPLMAFVSQTRMVANAWLRPGNTADSSSCKEFMEETFNEALKDKRVGLVRADSGFYTQDLLDYLEGKQLNYIMAARMYPNIKNAVWGLDNWIELTKGIELNEMIFNHTDGKSRRYIVIKKKVEDRPKAAGKLLFDDLPGYRFSCYVTNLDLPLDQVWNIYNTRADCENRIKELKEDFGLDNFCLKDFWATEASFRFIMVAYNLMSLFRHFALNHHNRATLKTLKVYCFALGAWTVNHANRKVLKIALNTKKRPWMDGLFSQINDLSPPFVYS; this is translated from the coding sequence ATGGTTAATCTCCCTATTGAGTATTCAAGTAAGAAAGTCACCCCTTTTGGAGGGATGAGCTTAATGAAGCGTTTTATTGATCAAACAGAAATTAGAGAACAACTAGCACAATTAGATTTACCTCAACCAAGCTCTAATGCAGGTTATAATCCTGCACATATAACTGAAGCTTTTTGGTTGAGTATTTGGACAGGAGCTTCTCGTTATATCCATTGTGATTGGTTACGTTATGATAGCACATTGCAAGATATTTTTGGATGGAATCGTATGCCATCACAAAGTACCTATAGTCGTTTTTTTGGCAAGTTTTCTCAAAAGCGCAATACAGAAGTATTTCCAAAGTTGCAACATTGGTTTTTCAAGCAATTAGATGTTGACAACTTAACTATAGATTTTGATAGCACAGTTATTACAAGATATGGAGAGCAACAAGGTAGCGCAAAAGGTTATAATCCCAATAAAAAAGGCAGGAACTCACATCACCCATTAATGGCCTTTGTAAGCCAAACCAGAATGGTTGCCAATGCTTGGTTAAGACCAGGCAATACAGCAGATAGTAGTAGCTGTAAAGAGTTTATGGAAGAAACCTTCAATGAAGCTTTAAAGGACAAAAGAGTTGGTTTAGTTCGTGCAGATAGTGGTTTTTACACACAAGATTTATTAGATTATCTAGAAGGCAAACAACTCAATTACATTATGGCAGCACGTATGTACCCAAATATAAAAAATGCAGTTTGGGGTTTGGATAATTGGATAGAACTCACAAAAGGAATTGAGCTTAATGAGATGATTTTTAACCATACAGATGGTAAGTCAAGGCGCTATATTGTCATAAAAAAGAAAGTAGAAGATCGTCCAAAAGCAGCTGGAAAATTACTTTTTGATGATCTGCCTGGTTATCGTTTTAGTTGCTATGTAACCAATCTAGATTTACCGCTAGACCAAGTTTGGAATATCTACAACACCAGAGCTGATTGTGAAAACAGAATCAAAGAACTCAAAGAAGACTTTGGATTAGATAACTTTTGTTTAAAGGATTTTTGGGCAACTGAGGCTTCCTTTAGATTCATTATGGTGGCTTATAACCTAATGAGTTTGTTTAGACATTTTGCCTTAAATCATCATAATCGAGCAACTTTAAAAACCCTAAAAGTCTATTGCTTTGCATTAGGAGCTTGGACAGTAAATCATGCTAACAGAAAGGTCTTAAAGATTGCTTTAAACACTAAAAAAAGACCTTGGATGGATGGCTTATTCTCCCAAATTAATGATTTAAGTCCTCCTTTTGTGTATTCCTAA
- a CDS encoding response regulator transcription factor: MEDHFEIRNLIKNNFANNFKIITSTNGLEGKEKAFKEIPDIIISDIMMPKLNGLELCKILKTDSRTSHIPIILLTARGSHTFKVEGFEYGADDYVTKPFNIDILNVRVKNLIKSRQILRDKFKKEALLNPKEIAINNVDEVFIEKVISIIEENISNSKFSVADFALSIGMSHSVLYRKILAITGQTITEFIKSIRLTKAEQLLLESNHHINEISDMTGFPSASYFTTCFKKKHGFPPSEFKRDN; this comes from the coding sequence ATTGAAGACCATTTCGAAATTAGAAACCTTATTAAAAATAACTTTGCCAATAATTTTAAAATTATTACCAGTACCAATGGCTTAGAGGGGAAAGAAAAAGCTTTTAAAGAGATACCAGATATAATTATATCGGATATTATGATGCCAAAACTTAATGGATTGGAATTATGTAAAATTTTAAAAACAGATAGTAGAACATCCCACATCCCAATTATTCTTTTAACCGCTAGAGGCTCACATACCTTTAAAGTCGAAGGGTTTGAATATGGTGCTGATGATTATGTAACCAAACCTTTTAATATTGATATTTTAAATGTTCGGGTTAAAAACCTAATAAAATCTAGGCAAATTTTAAGAGATAAGTTCAAAAAAGAGGCACTATTAAACCCCAAAGAAATTGCGATTAACAATGTTGATGAAGTTTTTATCGAAAAAGTAATTAGCATTATAGAAGAAAACATCTCAAACTCAAAATTTTCTGTAGCCGACTTTGCTTTAAGTATTGGTATGAGTCACTCTGTTTTATACAGAAAAATCTTAGCCATTACTGGGCAAACCATTACCGAATTTATCAAATCTATAAGGCTCACTAAAGCAGAACAGCTTCTACTTGAAAGCAATCATCATATTAATGAAATTAGTGACATGACTGGATTTCCGAGCGCCAGTTATTTTACTACCTGTTTTAAGAAAAAACATGGGTTTCCTCCTAGTGAGTTTAAGAGAGATAATTAA
- a CDS encoding sensor histidine kinase, which yields MHNSGLSIFADSSNNLWIGTLDKGIRIYNQETNQFYALSDFGIKMSSNLKFPIKDIYEDVNGLIWIATEGGGLFYINKEEKSINHLNTENGFPSNAFYGIIQDNYGTYWFSTNKGLISYHLDNNKIHIYNTNDGLPTNDFESGASAKTKDGKLFFGSKKGLIAFYPEKLISDSNPINLKLTSLKIFNNVVNVLNKVENYQPLDSSISYKKTLKLPYFLNNFGFEFAVPGHSTPHNIEYQYKLEGIDNRWITTSSELPYANYSNISHGQYTFKIKAFNENNFDSNNISEKQIDIIITPVWWQTNIAYFAYILLISALIYYTYKNVRDRVRLKNELLIEKYKHEKDEELHKSKINFFTTISHELRTSLTLILSPLQQLSNVKTNNKASNLIMTMNRNGQRLLSLINQILDFRKLESTNAQLNIKEINLKDFFKELCIPFYQYAEEKNIKFQLSIPNNCNKGWVDVNKLEVILYNILSNAFKHTKDKIDVNIDLDEKDERLIIKIKDNGKGIEEEELTKIFDNFYQVNDTTNTTSGTGIGLAITFIMVL from the coding sequence TTGCATAATTCAGGGTTAAGTATTTTTGCCGATTCTTCAAATAATCTATGGATAGGCACTTTAGATAAAGGCATTCGTATTTACAATCAAGAAACCAATCAATTTTATGCTTTGTCTGATTTTGGAATAAAGATGAGTTCCAACTTAAAATTTCCAATAAAAGACATTTATGAAGATGTTAATGGGTTGATATGGATTGCAACCGAAGGCGGAGGTCTTTTTTATATTAACAAAGAAGAAAAATCTATAAATCATTTAAATACAGAAAACGGTTTTCCGAGTAATGCTTTTTATGGAATTATACAAGACAATTACGGCACTTATTGGTTCAGCACCAACAAAGGTCTTATTTCATATCATCTAGATAATAACAAAATACATATCTATAATACCAATGATGGTTTACCAACCAACGATTTTGAATCTGGTGCCAGTGCCAAAACCAAAGATGGTAAGTTGTTCTTTGGAAGTAAAAAAGGTTTAATTGCTTTCTATCCCGAAAAATTAATTAGTGATTCTAACCCCATTAATTTAAAGTTAACTAGCTTAAAAATCTTTAACAATGTTGTGAACGTACTTAATAAAGTTGAAAATTACCAACCTTTAGACTCTTCTATCTCTTATAAAAAAACATTAAAACTACCCTATTTTCTTAATAATTTTGGTTTTGAATTTGCTGTTCCAGGTCATAGCACACCACATAATATCGAATACCAATATAAATTAGAAGGCATCGATAATCGTTGGATTACAACATCATCTGAACTTCCTTATGCAAACTATTCGAATATTTCACATGGGCAATATACATTTAAAATAAAAGCTTTTAATGAAAATAATTTTGATTCTAATAATATCTCTGAAAAACAAATTGATATTATAATTACACCTGTTTGGTGGCAAACTAATATTGCCTACTTTGCATACATTTTGTTAATTAGTGCGCTTATTTATTACACTTACAAGAATGTAAGAGATCGTGTTCGGTTAAAAAACGAACTTCTTATTGAAAAATACAAACACGAAAAAGATGAGGAATTGCATAAATCTAAAATTAATTTTTTCACAACTATTTCACACGAATTGAGAACTTCTTTAACACTCATTTTATCTCCACTACAACAATTATCTAATGTAAAGACAAATAATAAGGCATCAAACCTTATTATGACTATGAATAGAAATGGGCAACGCTTATTAAGTTTAATCAATCAAATTCTTGATTTTAGAAAATTAGAATCCACAAATGCACAATTAAATATTAAAGAAATTAATCTTAAAGACTTCTTTAAAGAACTGTGCATTCCTTTTTATCAATATGCCGAAGAAAAAAATATTAAATTTCAATTATCTATACCCAATAATTGCAATAAAGGGTGGGTTGACGTCAATAAACTAGAGGTTATTCTTTACAATATACTCTCTAACGCTTTTAAACACACTAAAGATAAAATTGATGTAAATATCGATTTAGATGAAAAAGACGAACGCCTTATTATAAAAATTAAAGATAATGGAAAAGGAATCGAAGAAGAAGAGCTCACAAAAATCTTTGATAATTTCTATCAAGTAAATGACACTACTAATACTACCTCTGGAACTGGTATTGGATTAGCCATAACATTCATCATGGTGTTATAA
- a CDS encoding aminotransferase class I/II-fold pyridoxal phosphate-dependent enzyme: MAVDLFDRIIKDKGPLGKWAKQAEGYYVFPKLEGPISNRMSFNGKKVVTWSINDYLGLANHPEVLKVDGEAALEHGMAYPMGARMMSGHTPFHEKLERECAEFVDKEKAYLLNFGYQGIMSAIDALVTKNDIIVYDMDTHACIIDGVRLHSGKRFVYRHNDMESFEKNIKRAAKMAEKTGGGILVISEGVFGMRGEQGRLKEIVAFKKTYNFRLLVDDAHGFGTLGEGGRGTGFEQGVQDDIDVYFATFAKSMAGIGAFLAGDKDVIQYLQYNLRSQMFAKSLPMAMVKGALKRLEMIRTMPELKEKLWQNTNALQSGLRNAGFDLGTTQTCITPVFLKGDIPEAMAMVNDLRENYGIFCSIVVYPVIPKGLIILRLIPTATHRQEDIDETITAFSAIREKLEDGTYKKIAATLV, from the coding sequence ATGGCGGTAGATTTATTCGATAGAATTATAAAAGATAAGGGACCTTTAGGAAAATGGGCAAAGCAAGCAGAAGGATATTATGTTTTTCCTAAATTAGAAGGTCCAATTTCTAACAGAATGTCTTTTAATGGTAAAAAAGTAGTTACGTGGAGTATTAACGACTACTTAGGGTTGGCAAATCATCCAGAAGTTTTAAAGGTCGATGGAGAAGCTGCTTTAGAACATGGAATGGCATACCCAATGGGTGCAAGAATGATGTCTGGACATACCCCTTTTCACGAAAAATTAGAGCGCGAATGCGCAGAGTTTGTAGATAAAGAGAAAGCATATTTATTAAATTTTGGTTACCAAGGAATCATGTCTGCCATAGATGCTTTGGTTACTAAAAACGATATTATTGTGTACGATATGGATACACATGCCTGTATTATAGATGGTGTTCGTTTGCATTCTGGAAAACGTTTTGTGTATCGACATAACGATATGGAAAGTTTCGAAAAGAACATTAAGCGTGCAGCTAAAATGGCAGAAAAAACAGGAGGAGGAATATTAGTAATTTCTGAAGGTGTTTTTGGAATGCGTGGAGAGCAAGGTCGTTTAAAAGAAATTGTCGCTTTTAAAAAAACATATAATTTTAGATTATTGGTTGATGATGCGCATGGTTTTGGAACCTTAGGAGAAGGAGGCAGAGGAACTGGTTTCGAACAAGGCGTTCAAGACGATATAGATGTATATTTTGCAACATTTGCAAAATCGATGGCAGGAATTGGTGCTTTTTTAGCAGGAGATAAAGATGTAATCCAATACTTACAATACAATTTGCGTTCTCAAATGTTTGCAAAGTCATTACCAATGGCAATGGTTAAAGGAGCTTTAAAACGTTTAGAAATGATTCGTACCATGCCAGAATTAAAAGAAAAATTGTGGCAAAACACCAATGCTTTACAGTCTGGTTTGCGTAATGCAGGGTTCGATTTAGGAACCACACAAACCTGTATAACTCCGGTATTTTTAAAAGGAGACATTCCAGAAGCAATGGCAATGGTAAACGATTTACGTGAAAATTACGGAATTTTCTGTTCTATTGTTGTATATCCAGTTATACCAAAAGGTTTAATTATTTTAAGGTTAATACCCACAGCAACACATAGACAAGAAGATATTGATGAAACCATTACCGCTTTTTCTGCAATTAGAGAAAAATTAGAAGACGGAACGTATAAAAAGATTGCAGCAACATTGGTGTAG
- a CDS encoding YbaB/EbfC family nucleoid-associated protein yields the protein MFGDISGMMGKLKEAQQKVEETKVRLNSVLVDETSSDGKIKVTLTANRQIKAISIDDSLLTDAEELEDYLILTLNKAIEKATRINENEMAIAAKAGMPNIPGMDMFK from the coding sequence ATGTTCGGAGATATTTCAGGAATGATGGGTAAATTAAAGGAAGCGCAACAAAAAGTGGAGGAAACCAAAGTAAGATTAAACTCTGTTTTGGTAGATGAAACTTCTTCTGACGGAAAAATAAAAGTAACTTTAACTGCAAACAGACAAATTAAAGCAATTTCTATAGACGACTCTTTACTTACAGATGCTGAAGAATTAGAAGATTATTTAATTCTTACATTAAATAAAGCCATCGAAAAAGCAACTCGAATTAACGAAAATGAAATGGCCATTGCAGCAAAAGCAGGAATGCCCAATATTCCAGGAATGGATATGTTTAAATAA
- a CDS encoding IS1380 family transposase, which produces MVNLPIEYSSKKVTPFGGMSLMKRFIDQTEIREQLAQLDLPQPSSNAGYNPAHITEAFWLSIWTGASRYIHCDWLRYDSTLQDIFGWNRMPSQSTYSRFFGKFSQKRNTEVFPKLQHWFFKQLDVDNLTIDFDSTVITRYGEQQGSAKGYNPNKKGRNSHHPLMAFVSQTRMVANAWLRPGNTADSSSCKEFMEETFNEALKDKRVGLVRADSGFYTQDLLDYLEGKQLNYIMAARMYPNIKNAVWGLDNWIELTKGIELNEMIFNHTDGKSRRYIVIKKKVEDRPKAAGKLLFDDLPGYRFSCYVTNLDLPLDQVWNIYNTRADCENRIKELKEDFGLDNFCLKDFWATEASFRFIMVAYNLMSLFRHFALNHHNRATLKTLKVYCFALGAWTVNHANRKVLKIALNTKKRPWMDGLFSQINDLSPPFVYS; this is translated from the coding sequence ATGGTTAATCTCCCTATTGAGTATTCAAGTAAGAAAGTCACCCCTTTTGGAGGGATGAGCTTAATGAAGCGTTTTATTGATCAAACAGAAATTAGAGAACAACTAGCACAATTAGATTTACCTCAACCAAGCTCTAATGCAGGTTATAATCCTGCACATATAACTGAAGCTTTTTGGTTGAGTATTTGGACAGGAGCTTCTCGTTATATCCATTGTGATTGGTTACGTTATGATAGCACATTGCAAGATATTTTTGGATGGAATCGTATGCCATCACAAAGTACCTATAGTCGTTTTTTTGGCAAGTTTTCTCAAAAGCGCAATACAGAAGTATTTCCAAAGTTGCAACATTGGTTTTTCAAGCAATTAGATGTTGACAACTTAACTATAGATTTTGATAGCACAGTTATTACAAGATATGGAGAGCAACAAGGTAGCGCAAAAGGTTATAATCCCAATAAAAAAGGCAGGAACTCACATCACCCATTAATGGCCTTTGTAAGCCAAACCAGAATGGTTGCCAATGCTTGGTTAAGACCAGGCAATACAGCAGATAGTAGTAGCTGTAAAGAGTTTATGGAAGAAACCTTCAATGAAGCTTTAAAGGACAAAAGAGTTGGTTTAGTTCGTGCAGATAGTGGTTTTTACACACAAGATTTATTAGATTATCTAGAAGGCAAACAACTCAATTACATTATGGCAGCACGTATGTACCCAAATATAAAAAATGCAGTTTGGGGTTTGGATAATTGGATAGAACTCACAAAAGGAATTGAGCTTAATGAGATGATTTTTAACCATACAGATGGTAAGTCAAGGCGCTATATTGTCATAAAAAAGAAAGTAGAAGATCGTCCAAAAGCAGCTGGAAAATTACTTTTTGATGATCTGCCTGGTTATCGTTTTAGTTGCTATGTAACCAATCTAGATTTACCGCTAGACCAAGTTTGGAATATCTACAACACCAGAGCTGATTGTGAAAACAGAATCAAAGAACTCAAAGAAGACTTTGGATTAGATAACTTTTGTTTAAAGGATTTTTGGGCAACTGAGGCTTCCTTTAGATTCATTATGGTGGCTTATAACCTAATGAGTTTGTTTAGACATTTTGCCTTAAATCATCATAATCGAGCAACTTTAAAAACCCTAAAAGTCTATTGCTTTGCATTAGGAGCTTGGACAGTAAATCATGCTAACAGAAAGGTCTTAAAGATTGCTTTAAACACTAAAAAAAGACCTTGGATGGATGGCTTATTTTCCCAAATTAATGATTTAAGTCCTCCTTTTGTGTATTCCTAA
- a CDS encoding S9 family peptidase gives MKNTDAKAPIAYKQPTTLEKHGDVRIDNYFWMRLSDKQKLTEVNDKQTQKVIDYLEAENAYYNKVTAYTKDFEAKLFEEMKGRIKEDDASVPYKDNGYFYITRYEKGMQYPIYSRKKENLEAEEQIMFNVNEMAKDFDYYQLGGLNVSKDNKLVVFATDTVSRRQYFLRVKNLETGEIYKDIIDNTTGGSVWANDNKTFFYTKKDPITLRSSKVYRHVLGTSSLEDVEVYHEKDETFSTYVTKSKSNKYIIIGSYSTVSTEAQFLDANKPTSNLKMLQPRERDLEYSVAHYGNDFYLLTNKDGATNFKLMKTPVSKTEKENWIDVIPHREDTLLEDFSIFKDFLVLEERNNGLNKVRIKRWDAKEDYYLPFDEETYSVNVYSNPDFDTNIIRYSYNSFTTPASVIDFNMETKSKEIKKEQEVLGGKFKKENYKSKRVWATARDGKKVAISLVYHKNTELNANTPLLQYAYGSYGYTIPDGFSTTRLSLLDRGFVYALAHIRGSQYLGREWYEDGKMLNKKNTFNDFVDCSKYLIKNNYTSPKHLYAMGGSAGGLLMGAIVNMNPELYNGVIAAVPFVDVISTMIDDSIPLTTGEYDEWGNPNDKEYYDYIKSYSPYDQVAAKAYPNMLVTTGFHDSQVQYWEPAKWVAKLRELKTDTNLLMLRTNMEAGHGGASGRFDALKETAKDYTFFLALENKLGTEPIKP, from the coding sequence ATGAAGAATACAGATGCAAAAGCACCTATAGCATACAAACAACCCACTACCTTAGAAAAACACGGAGATGTTCGAATCGATAATTATTTTTGGATGCGTTTGTCTGATAAACAAAAGCTTACAGAAGTAAACGACAAACAAACTCAAAAAGTAATCGATTATTTAGAGGCAGAAAATGCTTATTACAATAAAGTTACAGCATATACCAAAGATTTCGAAGCGAAATTATTCGAAGAAATGAAAGGTAGAATTAAAGAAGACGATGCTTCTGTGCCTTATAAAGATAATGGATATTTTTATATAACACGTTACGAAAAAGGAATGCAATATCCTATTTATAGTAGAAAAAAAGAGAATTTAGAAGCCGAAGAACAAATTATGTTTAATGTAAATGAAATGGCAAAAGATTTCGATTATTATCAATTAGGAGGTTTAAATGTTTCTAAGGATAATAAATTGGTTGTTTTTGCCACGGATACTGTGAGTAGAAGACAGTATTTTTTACGTGTAAAAAACTTAGAAACTGGCGAAATTTATAAAGATATTATAGACAATACTACTGGTGGTTCTGTTTGGGCAAATGACAATAAAACGTTTTTTTATACAAAGAAAGACCCAATAACCTTAAGAAGTTCTAAAGTATATAGGCATGTTTTAGGAACCTCTTCTCTAGAAGATGTAGAAGTATATCACGAAAAAGACGAGACCTTTAGTACTTATGTAACAAAATCAAAATCAAATAAATACATAATTATTGGTTCTTACAGTACAGTCTCTACAGAAGCTCAGTTTTTAGATGCAAACAAGCCAACAAGTAATTTAAAAATGCTACAACCTCGTGAAAGAGATTTAGAGTATAGTGTAGCGCATTATGGAAATGACTTTTATTTACTAACAAACAAAGATGGCGCCACTAATTTTAAATTAATGAAAACACCCGTTTCTAAAACAGAAAAAGAAAATTGGATAGACGTAATACCACATAGAGAAGATACTTTATTGGAAGATTTTTCGATATTTAAAGACTTTTTAGTGTTAGAAGAGCGCAACAATGGTTTAAACAAAGTTCGTATAAAACGTTGGGACGCAAAAGAAGATTATTATTTACCTTTTGATGAAGAAACCTATTCTGTAAACGTATATTCGAATCCAGATTTCGACACCAATATTATTCGTTATTCCTACAATTCTTTTACAACACCAGCTTCTGTAATCGATTTTAATATGGAAACTAAATCTAAGGAAATTAAAAAAGAACAAGAAGTTTTAGGAGGAAAGTTTAAAAAAGAAAACTACAAAAGTAAACGTGTTTGGGCAACAGCAAGAGATGGAAAAAAAGTAGCCATTTCTTTGGTATATCATAAAAATACAGAGTTAAATGCGAATACGCCACTTTTACAATACGCCTATGGCTCTTATGGTTATACAATTCCTGATGGATTTTCTACAACACGTTTAAGCCTGTTAGATAGAGGTTTTGTGTATGCTTTAGCCCACATTCGTGGAAGCCAATATTTAGGCAGGGAATGGTATGAAGATGGAAAAATGTTAAACAAAAAGAACACTTTTAACGATTTTGTAGATTGTTCTAAATACTTAATTAAAAACAATTATACCTCACCAAAACATTTATATGCAATGGGGGGGTCTGCAGGTGGTTTGTTAATGGGGGCAATTGTTAACATGAATCCTGAATTATACAACGGAGTTATTGCAGCAGTGCCTTTTGTAGATGTAATTTCTACAATGATCGACGATTCCATTCCTTTAACCACAGGAGAATACGACGAATGGGGAAACCCAAATGATAAAGAATATTACGATTATATAAAATCGTACTCTCCTTACGATCAAGTAGCTGCGAAAGCATACCCTAATATGTTGGTAACTACTGGTTTTCACGATTCTCAAGTGCAATATTGGGAGCCTGCAAAATGGGTAGCAAAATTAAGAGAGCTAAAAACAGATACGAATTTATTAATGTTAAGAACAAACATGGAAGCTGGTCATGGAGGAGCTTCAGGGCGTTTCGACGCCTTAAAAGAAACCGCCAAAGATTATACTTTTTTCTTGGCTTTAGAAAATAAATTGGGTACAGAACCTATAAAGCCTTAA
- a CDS encoding PLP-dependent cysteine synthase family protein has protein sequence MIKNKGINNSILELVGETPLIKLRKITKNLKGSYFAKVEAFNPGHSSKDRIALHIINNAEKKGILKKGATIVETTSGNTGFSLAMISIVKGYKCILAVSDKSSQDKIDLLKTMGAEVHVCPANVAADDPRSYYEVAKTIHKKTKNSVYINQYFNELNIEAHYRSTGPEIWQQTGGKITHLVAASGTGGTISGAGKYLKEQNPNIKILGVDAIGSVLKKFHETGEFDTNEIKPYKIEGLGKTLIPTATDFDVIDVYEKVSDKESAFAARELVKKEGLFCGYTSGAVIQATKQYEALNMFDEHSFVVLIFPDHGSRYQNKIYKDSWMKKQGFL, from the coding sequence ATGATTAAAAATAAGGGGATAAATAATAGTATTTTAGAATTAGTAGGAGAGACTCCATTAATTAAACTTCGAAAAATTACTAAGAATTTAAAAGGTTCTTATTTTGCAAAGGTAGAAGCTTTTAACCCTGGTCATTCATCAAAAGACAGAATTGCTTTGCACATTATTAATAATGCAGAAAAAAAAGGAATTCTTAAAAAAGGAGCAACAATTGTAGAAACTACCTCTGGAAACACAGGTTTTAGCCTGGCAATGATAAGCATTGTAAAAGGTTACAAATGCATTTTGGCCGTAAGTGATAAATCTTCACAAGACAAAATAGATTTGCTAAAAACGATGGGAGCAGAAGTGCATGTTTGTCCTGCAAATGTTGCTGCAGACGACCCAAGATCTTATTACGAAGTTGCCAAAACAATTCATAAAAAAACGAAGAATTCTGTTTACATTAACCAGTATTTTAACGAATTAAATATAGAGGCACATTATAGAAGTACGGGGCCAGAAATTTGGCAACAAACAGGTGGTAAAATTACACATTTGGTCGCTGCAAGTGGCACAGGAGGTACCATTTCTGGAGCAGGAAAATACTTAAAAGAACAAAACCCAAATATTAAAATCTTAGGAGTAGATGCCATTGGTTCTGTATTAAAAAAATTCCACGAAACAGGTGAATTCGATACCAATGAAATTAAACCCTATAAAATTGAAGGTTTAGGTAAAACACTAATTCCTACAGCTACAGATTTCGATGTGATAGATGTTTACGAAAAAGTATCTGATAAAGAATCTGCTTTTGCTGCAAGAGAGCTGGTTAAAAAAGAAGGTCTTTTTTGTGGTTATACTTCTGGGGCTGTAATCCAAGCCACCAAACAATACGAAGCCTTAAATATGTTTGATGAACATAGTTTTGTGGTTTTAATTTTCCCAGATCATGGTTCTCGGTATCAAAATAAAATTTACAAAGATTCTTGGATGAAAAAACAAGGATTTCTTTAA